The proteins below come from a single Miscanthus floridulus cultivar M001 chromosome 1, ASM1932011v1, whole genome shotgun sequence genomic window:
- the LOC136495126 gene encoding uncharacterized protein isoform X1, giving the protein MAHAAAAATAAVPLRRSLLFLKEARLLSSLVAPLHGLRHPRALLRPTGRPLPSDAEDTDDPDAGDGGAAAVSFKKSRNELKREARRAVKWGMDLANFSPPQIKRILSAASLEREVFDALMLVKKFGPDVREGKRRQFNYIGPSVSPSILLRNAQPELMDTLIQASKDGDESKLHTLLSEGTLLVEEEEVEDLPDEEEDNQEYMKIADRWFEGLLRKDISVTNEVYSVHSVEFDRQELRKLVKRAHMVQESTHNKDGEDSNVKLSGAKKPLMRFLRSLANEAYAA; this is encoded by the exons ATGGCgcacgcggccgccgccgccaccgccgccgtgccGCTACGTCGTTCGCTCCTCTTCCTCAAGGAGGCCCGCCTCCTGTCCTCACTCGTGGCCCCCTTACATGGCCTCCGCCACCCGCGCGCCCTCCTCCGACCCACAGGCCGCCCCTTGCCCTCCGATGCCGAGGACACCGACGATCCAGacgccggcgacggcggcgccgcCGCGGTGTCCTTCAAGAAGAGCCGCAACGAACTGAAGCGGGAGGCCCGCCGCGCCGTGAAGTGGGGAATGGACCTCGCCAACTTCTCCCCGCCTCAGATCAAGCGCATCCTCAGTGCCGCGTCGCTGGAACGCGAGGTGTTCGATGCGCTCATGCTCGTCAAG AAATTTGGGCCGGATGTGCGGGAAGGAAAGAGGAGACAGTTCAATTACATCGGTCCGTCTGTTTCTCCGAGCAT ACTTCTGCGCAATGCACAACCAGAATTGATGGATACTCTAATACAGGCTTCCAAGGATGGAGATGAGAGCAAGTTACATACCTTACTTAGTGAAGGTACATTGTTGGTGGAAGAGGAGGAAGTGGaggacctacctgatgaagaagag GACAATCAAGAGTATATGAAAATTGCAGATAGATGGTTTGAAGGCCTCCTTCGCAAAGACATTTCAGTTACTAATGAAGTTTACTCTGTCCATAGTGTTGAATTTGATCGTCAG gaactgcgaaagcttGTGAAGAGAGCTCACATGGTCCAAGAAAGCACACACAATAAAGATGGGGAAGATTCTAATGTGAAGCTTTCTGGAGCAAAGAAACCACTTATGAGGTTCCTTCGTTCCCTAGCAAATGAGGCTTATGCTGCATAG
- the LOC136495126 gene encoding uncharacterized protein isoform X2 yields MAHAAAAATAAVPLRRSLLFLKEARLLSSLVAPLHGLRHPRALLRPTGRPLPSDAEDTDDPDAGDGGAAAVSFKKSRNELKREARRAVKWGMDLANFSPPQIKRILSAASLEREVFDALMLVKKFGPDVREGKRRQFNYIGRLLRNAQPELMDTLIQASKDGDESKLHTLLSEGTLLVEEEEVEDLPDEEEDNQEYMKIADRWFEGLLRKDISVTNEVYSVHSVEFDRQELRKLVKRAHMVQESTHNKDGEDSNVKLSGAKKPLMRFLRSLANEAYAA; encoded by the exons ATGGCgcacgcggccgccgccgccaccgccgccgtgccGCTACGTCGTTCGCTCCTCTTCCTCAAGGAGGCCCGCCTCCTGTCCTCACTCGTGGCCCCCTTACATGGCCTCCGCCACCCGCGCGCCCTCCTCCGACCCACAGGCCGCCCCTTGCCCTCCGATGCCGAGGACACCGACGATCCAGacgccggcgacggcggcgccgcCGCGGTGTCCTTCAAGAAGAGCCGCAACGAACTGAAGCGGGAGGCCCGCCGCGCCGTGAAGTGGGGAATGGACCTCGCCAACTTCTCCCCGCCTCAGATCAAGCGCATCCTCAGTGCCGCGTCGCTGGAACGCGAGGTGTTCGATGCGCTCATGCTCGTCAAG AAATTTGGGCCGGATGTGCGGGAAGGAAAGAGGAGACAGTTCAATTACATCG GAAGACTTCTGCGCAATGCACAACCAGAATTGATGGATACTCTAATACAGGCTTCCAAGGATGGAGATGAGAGCAAGTTACATACCTTACTTAGTGAAGGTACATTGTTGGTGGAAGAGGAGGAAGTGGaggacctacctgatgaagaagag GACAATCAAGAGTATATGAAAATTGCAGATAGATGGTTTGAAGGCCTCCTTCGCAAAGACATTTCAGTTACTAATGAAGTTTACTCTGTCCATAGTGTTGAATTTGATCGTCAG gaactgcgaaagcttGTGAAGAGAGCTCACATGGTCCAAGAAAGCACACACAATAAAGATGGGGAAGATTCTAATGTGAAGCTTTCTGGAGCAAAGAAACCACTTATGAGGTTCCTTCGTTCCCTAGCAAATGAGGCTTATGCTGCATAG
- the LOC136464038 gene encoding uncharacterized protein C630.12-like: protein MRPTANEVSQWSSGDMLAWWQESLFRFKHIFSLNEQITKPEIPIYYLSGNHDIGYSAFHSVHPEVLSRYEKEFGSRNYQFSAGKVGFVVVDAQTLDGVKRSKERSSSWEFIKTLSPGNASNPKVLLTHIPLYRPNNSPCGPHRSSPIINQRVSYAALDQGITYQNYLTKETSDLLLSFLKPVLVLSGHDHDQCTVVHSTPFGPVTEHTLGTISWQQGNLYPSFMLLSAGPKVSQNSTDPEHEVVTNLCFLPKQTHVYAWYICQFVVTILLLVFWPTNGLNSLPYMNTFVSFMRSVGAELLSRTKEKDDEEDGEYDMIFDAEGSMHLVKKAVAKTPDASSDSRSTGRGSVVARATAGKHQLEPDSSSIHVDMGSEMISEDGGKLARGSKSRVRKVLQRLFRVIQSIVIIAALNVPLYMMLLFKDWIDR, encoded by the exons ATGCGGCCGACAGCCAACGAGGTCAGccagtggagcagcggcgacatGCTCGCGTG GTGGCAGGAATCATTGTTTCGATTTAAACATATATTCAGCCTGAATGAACAAATAACAAAGCCAGAGATCCCTATCTACTACCTTTCAGGAAATCATGATATTGGTTACTCAGCATTTCATTCAGTTCATCCTGAG GTGCTCAGTCGGTATGAAAAAGAATTTGGATCAAGAAATTATCAATTTTCTGCTGGGAAGGtgggctttgttgttgttgatgccCAAACACTTGATG GAGTTAAAAGAAGCAAAGAAAGGTCCTCCTCTTGGGAGTTCATTAAAACTCTATCTCCAG GTAATGCATCGAACCCAAAGGTTCTACTAACGCATATTCCACTATACCGACCTAATAACTCTCCTTGTGGCCCACATCGTTCTTCACCTATTATAAATCAG AGGGTGTCTTATGCTGCCTTAGACCAAGGAATCAC CTACCAAAATTATCTAACTAAAGAGACTTCTGACCTTTTGCTAAGCTTTTTGAAGCCG GTCCTTGTGCTCTCAGGCCATGATCATGACCAATGCACGGTTGTCCACTCCACTCCTTTTGGGCCAGTTACAGAG CATACGCTGGGGACAATAAGTTGGCAGCAAGGAAATCTCTATCCATCTTTTATGCTGCTATCTGCTGGACCCAAGGTGTCACAAAATTCAACTGATCCGGAACATGAGGTTGTGACAAACCTTTGTTTTCTGCCTAAACAAACCCATGTTTATGCCTG GTATATCTGCCAGTTTGTAGTGACCATCCTTCTCCTAGTATTTTGGCCAACAAATGGTCTCAATTCTCTTCCTTACATGAACACATTCGTGAGCTTCATGAGGTCGGTGGGTGCTGAACTGCTTTCAAGAACCAAGGAAAAAGATGACGAGGAAGATGGTGAATATGATATGATTTTTGATGCGGAAGGATCCATGCACCTCGTTAAAAAGGCTGTGGCAAAGACCCCAGATGCTAGCTCAGACTCCAGATCTACAGGGCG GGGAAGTGTTGTTGCAAGGGCAACAGCAGGAAAACACCAATTGGAGCCTGATTCATCATCTATTCATGTCGACATGGGTTCTGAGATGATATCAGAAGATGGAGGGAAGTTGGCCCGCGGTAGCAAATCGAGAGTAAGGAAGGTGCTCCAACGGCTGTTCCGTGTCATTCAGTCGATTGTTATCATTGCCGCTCTGAATGTCCCCCTGTACATGATGCTTCTGTTCAAGGATTGGATTGATCGTTGA